cagaaatgtggatgctcgctgatgattgcagtgttcagttccattcgcaacccctcagataatgaagcattccgtgcccgcacgcagcaagacctggacaacattcaggcttgggctgataagtggcaagtaacattcgccccagacaagtgccaggcaatgaccacctccccttgacattcaacggcattaccatcgccaaatcccccactattaacatccttggtgtcaccattgaccagaaacttaactggaccagccatataaatactgtggctacaagagaaggccagaggctgggtattctgcagcgagtaactcacctcctgattccccgaaggctttccaccatctacaaggcacaaatcaggagtctccacttgcctggatgagtgcagctccaacacaagaagctcgacaccatccaggacaaagcagcccgtttgattggcaccccattcaccaccctaaacattcactcccttaaccaccgacgcacagtggctgcagtgtgtaccatccacaggatgcactgcagcaactcgccaaggcttcttcgacagcacctcccaaacccgcgatctctaccacctagaagggcaagagcagcaggcacatgggaacaccaccacctgcacattcccctccaagtcacacaccattccgacttggaaatatatcgccgttccttcatcagcgctgggtcaaaatcctggaactcccttcctaacagcactgtgggagaaccttcaccacacggactgcagcggttcaagaaggcggctcaccaccaccttctcaagggcaattagggatgggcaataaatgccagcctcgccagcgacgtccatatcccatgaacgcataataaaaaaaaattcccttttggatttgttagtgtctattttgtattgatgacctctagttttccgTGGTGGAGACAGAATCCAATGCATTATACATACACTGTTGCCACAGACATCACTTGAACACTGTGTCCCATCTCCTCACCTGAGTgtcagctcctcacacccactagtCTTCTCTGAACCATCCGATTTAAACATCTTGGCCGGCTCCTGTGAACTCGATTGCGGTTCTTCGTGGCGTCGTTTTGGAGGTCGCTGACCTAAAACCAGAAAGGATTCAGGAGCAAATTTAATATCACAGCCTGGGTGCAATCACCACATCCCCGATGTGTCAGATTTCAGGTCATCTTCCCCCTTTCCACTTTAAACCTTGGGCCTCACATCCTGTCCAGGCATCGGGATTGGAAACTGCAGGGTCTGCTCCAGTTTAAACTCAGGAGGATATGGAGTGCTTGCTCTCCAATCCTGGATGAGTAGGTGTACTGAACAGGATGCTCTTCAAGGGCTGGGAGTTGTCTATTCCACTTTtagctcactccctccccccgatcttgaaCCCGTGTCTCCAACTCCCGGCTGGAACGGTCAAACTCTCAcctatgggctgaatggtctcctgtgtgAACGGTCGGTTGATGACCAACTTTGACTTGGAGGCAAAGTTAAGGGTGGTAAGGGTGTTGAAGTAATGTTTGTATTCCGGAGAAATGTTAGTGATCATTACGCTGTGGGCCGTCCCTCCTAGAGAATCCTGTCATTGGAcaaaagaaacacagaacattcaatgTGAAGAGCTTTGTGCAGGAAATTGAGATACTACAAGACACCAAGGTTGGAAAAGTGGAGACAAGGGACATCAGGAAGTACCGTTTAGGCGATACCAAGCGTGGGTCCTAAAACCCGTTCTTGGTTCAACATGTAGAACCCTCACCTTTGAAAGCCATGGCTGTGGGTTTGAGCCCACATTCTAGCCCAACACCAAGCAAATGCTGCTTTGTCTGGAGTCCTTCAGAGGAGATGCTCAAATTGAGGTCTCTTCTACCTGTTCCAGTGAAAGTGGAGGATCTCATGGTGCTGCTGGAATTGGGAGTGCTCGCTGGGCTGTGGCTAAAGTCCctacctcaaccaacagcaccaagaATGCATCActggctatttgtgggatcttgctgcgtgaACATTTGCCCAcagaacagtgaccacacttcaaaagtaactaattGCATATCAAAAAGGGAGTTTAAAGAAAATGCCTATAGATTGTAGGAGGACAGGaagaccgagggaggggaggggttccaCAGGTTTGAGTTAGAGTGGGAGGCTGGACGACGAAACAGAATGTGAGAGAAAATGAGAGAACACTTTCCCTTGTGATACAAGAGCAGCCTCCACATATAAACCACCCCTCATTGCCCAAATATCTAGATGATTGACACAAGTAAACAAACGGCAGGTTACTGACGACACCCAAGTGATCAACGTATAGCGGCTAAACCGAGGGTTACCTGCAGGAGTCGTGTCAGCTTGCTGTCCCTGTAGGGAATCCTAGACAGTCCCTGGTTCAAGGCATCCACCACTTTGCTGAGCACAAAGAGCGAGGTGTTAATCGCTCCGCTCTCCTTCAATCTGGGAAATATAGCAAGTAAACAGCAtcaacacccctcaccttgaccGACTCACACAGGGACAAGAATTCCACAGGCCAGCTGTCCCTGGTAACTCAACCAAGTACCCACTCTTCCTGCGTGAGCTGAGTATCAGCAGGGTATTTAACTGTGATAGGCAACACTGCCAATCCTTATCCtgacctcaaccaacaccaacaatcTTTCAAGCAAGTGTCGCTGGATAGTatacaggagcaggaaccatgggTTGATTTTACCCCTCCCTAAAACAAACTGCAGCCCCccatatctctccctccccaccccaggcGAGATCaaacaactcagcacagacagggatGGAATCTGGACTTGTCCCGCTCTGCAAGCCAGCACActggtccaaatggctgctgtatGGTAGTTGTAGTAACCACGCTGTTTAATGAATCTCAGACGCTccgtcgcggggggggggggggacgctcCGTcgcgcccggggggggggggggggggggggctccgtcgcgcccggggggggggggggggggctccgtcgcgcccgggggggggggaggggggggggctccgtcgcgcccggggggggggggggggtggggggctccgtCGCGGCCAGGGTCGCCGGGGGTTTCCGGAGCCAGCCATAAATTTAATAAATGGGATTTCATGCTTTGCAGTGGTGAGATTTGAACCGACGGCCCCAGGGTTGCTGATGCATGAGGTTATGACTCCTTTAGCCGTTTAATGTTCAAGAACATTTGCCTGGTGATTTATAGCCGGAGCTGTAGTCTGATCACCCAACCAAAGATCACGTCCTTTACTCACCAGGGCGATCAGGTACAGTAAGGGGGCATGGGAAGACAGTGACAGAAGTCCTGCGTCTCACCTGCtctacccacacacactcacccttggACACTCACCGCATACCCTGGTTCCCGGCTCTCCGATTATCCTCAGACCCCGCCAGGTCGATCAGGTACAGCAAGTGGTCGAGGGATGGGTGGGAGACAGTGACAAGGTACCTGGATCTCACCTGCTCTACCCACATGCTGATGGACACTCACCGCATACCCTGGTTCCCGGTTCTCCGATTATCCTCAGACCCCGCCAGGTCGATCAGGTACAGTTTCCCAGTCAGTTGTCGGAATGGAGCCATGCGCTCCAACTTCACCACCTGCAAGATAGGAGTGTCAGGAGAGGGAAATAAATcggggtcccctctcctctcctctaactTCCTTTGCCCAAACTCCCATAGTGAGACGCCGGCTGGAGCGAATCATGCTTTGTAAATGAGACACGCTGCCACCGGCTGATAAATCAGATGTACTTTACACGGACAGGCGGGGAGCGGCAGCCGGCACCGAGAGCCCCGCGGGGAGCGGCAGCCGGCACCGAGAGCCCCGCGGGGAGCGGCAGCCGGCACCGAGAGCCCCGCGGGGAGCGGCAGCCGGCACCGAGAGCCCCGCGGGGAGCGGCAGCCGGCACCGAGAGCCCCGCGGGGAGCGGCAGCCGGCACCGAGAGCCCCGCGGGGAGCGGCAGCCGCACCGAGAGCCCCGCGGGGAGCGGCAGCCGGCACCGAGAGCCCCGCGGGGAGCGGCAGCCGGCACCGAGAGCCCCGCGGGGAGCGGCAGCCGGCACCGAGAGCCCGCGGGAGCGGCAGCCGGCACCGAGAGCCCCGCGGGGAGCGGCAGCCGGCACCGAGAGCCCCGCGGGGAGCGGCAGCCGGCACCGAGAGCCCCGCGGGGAGCGGCAGCCGGCACCGAGAGCCCCGCGGGGAGCCGGCAGCATGGAGGCGAGGAGAGCGGGCAGTTGATCCTGTACCCTGATCAGCAGTACGGCGTGGCTCGGCTGGACCGGCAGTTCAGCTTGGTGCTGGCAGTGGTGCGTCTCTGCGTGGCTGGGACAAAGTAACGCTCGAACTCCACGAAGTTGTTGATGGGCTGCTGCGTCAGGTTGGGGATGAAGATGTTCTTGTCTTTGTCCTCCCGGATTGGCAGGTGCTGGTCTCTCGATTCCAGCAGATCCAACACCTGCAGAGCCAGAGAGAGCCAGAAAGCGTGAATGTTACTGCCCTGGACTGTGGACACTCAGCACCGAGTTATGGGAAAGGCAGCAGCAGCATTGTGTTAATGACTACACActcacccacccctccctgttctaatcaagactcattgcacaatgtcctctaactcattctttcccagtaccTCTAACATGTGCAGGCTAATGCTGGGTAGGACAGACACACTCCTGAACATAAGACGTAGGGGCCACTTACAGAAGTCACCAGCTCTGCTTAACCCAAGAGATTATCTAAGACAGACCATAAGAGAGGAGAAGCCGTGAACCAGGGAGAAAAATGCACCACGTCTTGTCTCACAGAACCACACCTCTTTCAGTCCTTCattctttccacaatctacatCCCCTGAAAATCCCCATGCTTGGTGTTAGCAAATCACAACTTCTTCACTCTAATCATCCCGACTGTGGGCCCCAGCCCTTTGCTTGGAGTTCATCCCCCTCAACACTTGCCCAGTACAAGAGATTCGTCTGTGAATCTGGCTCTGACTGCACTCACCTTCTCCTGGTAGATTTCGAGGTATGACATGCTGATGGTGAATGTCCAGGAGGGGCCGGTTAACTGATCACTCTGCTCCCGCACCATCCGGAATATATCGAGCAGCGCTCGTGGCACAATCCCAGGCTGCTCAGAGCTGCCCAGCATCGTGTGAGTCTTACCTTTCACAGACGAGGAAATCAAAAACAGAGAACAGTCAACAGGCTTTCAAAACAAGAGCTTCAAAACAGGACAACGGTTCCAGATGACCCTGTTCCTACAGCCCACCCGTTTCTCACCTGCACTCGTGGGTCCATAAGCAAAGACACTGGCATTTTGCCCGCTCAGGAGATGAGGGAGGATGGGTTTGACAGACTCCATATAGACTTCCTGCTGCGAGGAGTCGTAGCCGTAAAATGCATCGAAACTGGGAGGAAGGAGCAATGTTAGGGCACGAGATATAAACCAACACAGCACAGTCTGCAGATACACAGAAACCCTTTCACAAAAGCCTCcaggagttagaatcatagaatgattacagcacagaaggtggtcatttcaggcagcgcgttccagatcataactcgctgcgtaaaaaagattttcctcacatcgcctttggttctgttgccaatcaccttaaatctatgtactctggttcttgacccttccattaatgggaacagtttctttttatttactttatccaaacccatcatgattttgaatacttccatcaaatcttctcgtaaccgtctctgctcgcagaacaatcccagcttctccagtctatccacataactgaagtccatcattcctggaaccattctagtaaatcttttctgcaccctctcaagggccttcacatccttcctaaagtacagtgcccagaattaaacacgatactgcaattgtggccaaaccaatattttataaaggttcatcactcTACCATaggacatagaaaataggagcaagagtaggccattctgcccttcgggcctgctccgccattcaaaatgatcatggctgatcgtctaactcagtaccctgttcctgcttttccccatatcccttggtccctttagcattaagaaatatatctatcttcttcttcttgaatatatctaatgacttggcctccactgccttctgtggtagagaattccacaggttcaccaccctctgagtgaagatatttctcctcatctcggttctaaatggcatactctgtatcctgagactgtgacccctggttctggactccccagccatcaggaacatcctgcatctagtctgtctagtcctgttagaattttatatgtttcgatgagatcacctctcattcttagaataaggccgagtcgacccaatctctctcatacgtcagtcctgccatcccagaatcagtctggtaaacctttgttgcattcctccatatccttcctcagataaggaaaaAAGAAAGTTCTGAAACGTAGTCAGCAAGATTCGAACTGGAACTGAAATCCATTGGGAGACCCCAATGGATTTCTCGTCCATCGCATTAACCACCTGGCCAcagctaccattaccaacaagccaggggatcacccggttcaatgaggagtgtagaagagcatgccaggagcagcaccaggcgtaccgaaaaatgaggtgctaacctggtgaagctacaactcaggactacatgcatgctaaacagcggaagcaacatgctatagacagagcgaagtgattccacaaccaacgaatgcacatccagtcgtgaatggtggtgaacaattgaataactaacgggaggaggaggctctgtaaatttcCCCATCCtcaggcagagtccagcacgtgagtgcaatagACAAGGCCCGAAGCGTTTGcaacaccttcagccagaagtgccgagtggatgatccatcttggtttcctcccgatttccccaccatcacagaagccaattcgattcactctacgtgaatcaagaaacagctgagtgcactggatacagcaaaggctgtgggccccgacaacatcacggctgtagtgctgaagatttgtgctccagaactagctgtgcctctagccaaactgttccagtacagctacaacactggcatctacccaacaatgtggaaaattgtccaggtatgtcctgtccacaaaaagcaggacaaatccaatccggccaattaccgccccatcagtctactctcaatcatcagcaaagtaatgaaggtgtcgtcgacgttgctatcaagcggcacttactcaccaataacctgctcaccgatgctcagtttgggttctgtggAAATGGAAGAAGTAGcgtaaaactgaaataaaatgaaGGAGTCACCATGTGTAAGGGATAGTGAATAAATAATGCAGAGGTTCAGTAATGTTCTGAAACAGAGGGCTCACAGGTAACCTCATCAGACATGGGTGAGGTCACTACAGACGCCAGTTAACAAACAATGGGTCAATGATGAAGTAAGTTGAAAACTAAACGAGGAGATGGGACAGGTTGTAGAATAGGATAAACTAATCATCAGGGCACAGGAAAAGGGAACAAATGGGTAATCAAGGAGATGGACAGATGATAGGATAGTATAAACCGGGAGGAAAAACCCAGATAGCAGCGAGAACCTAGGAGCAACACTCGACAGCAGGGACCTGGGACAGAAACCCTACGTTGGGGTTTGGACAGAGATCGATCACCTCGGGACCAAATCGGGTAATATCAATATAAGTTGTGAGTCTtatattttggaattgtacttt
The nucleotide sequence above comes from Heptranchias perlo isolate sHepPer1 unplaced genomic scaffold, sHepPer1.hap1 HAP1_SCAFFOLD_82, whole genome shotgun sequence. Encoded proteins:
- the kif22 gene encoding LOW QUALITY PROTEIN: kinesin-like protein KIF22 (The sequence of the model RefSeq protein was modified relative to this genomic sequence to represent the inferred CDS: inserted 1 base in 1 codon), which encodes MILTPGGFCERVSVYLQTVLCWFISRALTLLLPPSFDAFYGYDSSQQEVYMESVKPILPHLLSGQNASVFAYGPTSAGKTHTMLGSSEQPGIVPRALLDIFRMVREQSDQLTGPSWTFTISMSYLEIYQEKVLDLLESRDQHLPIREDKDKNIFIPNLTQQPINNFVEFERYFVPATQRRTTASTKLNCRSSRXHAVLLIRVVKLERMAPFRQLTGKLYLIDLAGSEDNRRTGNQGMRLKESGAINTSLFVLSKVVDALNQGLSRIPYRDSKLTRLLQDSLGGTAHSVMITNISPEYKHYFNTLTTLNFASKSKLVINRPFTQETIQPIGQRPPKRRHEEPQSSSQEPAKMFKSDGSEKTSGCEELTLSPLLKPGDFDPEAYDSDMMERISNLDNMLRKYGKSGLPILGTPKEERPQILQKLEESRLQIQKLKQRSKELEKAVGAHETPADQTGSCDILFKNSRPAAVANNTKQAIVTPLQRLDNSHLLQPGTVLVVRRREKQEKQGDGDENEFEWKLDLELAHQRKDSILHVLNEGSLTELKTLKRVGDKTAKLIIDWREQNGPFSQIEDLAKIGISAKFPSTFLKANVLSCWVK